A window from Sphingobacterium hotanense encodes these proteins:
- a CDS encoding type II toxin-antitoxin system TacA family antitoxin, with amino-acid sequence MATSVDRIDIRISKENKDLIKYAAEISGFKTVSEFIVSLAKKEAKRIIEEETKLLKSMEDKIHFVEALLNPPAPNKALKSALEQYNDLFNSAAPNDFDSFRKKA; translated from the coding sequence ATGGCAACATCAGTAGATCGTATCGACATTCGAATCAGCAAGGAGAATAAAGATTTGATAAAATATGCTGCTGAAATAAGTGGATTCAAAACTGTTTCAGAGTTCATCGTTTCTTTGGCGAAAAAAGAAGCCAAGCGAATCATTGAAGAAGAGACTAAATTACTGAAGTCAATGGAAGACAAAATTCATTTTGTTGAAGCATTATTGAATCCTCCTGCTCCGAATAAAGCTTTAAAATCTGCATTAGAGCAATATAACGATCTATTTAATTCCGCCGCACCTAATGATTTCGACAGTTTTAGAAAAAAAGCATAA
- a CDS encoding FUSC family protein, with protein MLFLFWDGHIAVAFAVGTLLASLTDLPGNKADKLTTAAYCIPIFFITAITSSLALHYDSWTIVLLLGIFGFVYTIIALLGFRINVVGNLGLIVASFTIGLRPEDPIQFSLSVTAGAIFFFIVCIAQVYLFPHRSLRYAVEGGISNMAKLIRLKVDCYDEDVPLNKTYKQLSALHSRVSDQLESVRSILLRDKYLLQEGNAYSKRWLGKLYQLVDLYELLMAVDNDYETIRETLRGGKTLHTIRRSLAILAFETARLMQSNKEKTFRSIGTSELNRLFLQLEADQRQSSPEKAALIYSISAQLKQLSDILQNIHVSKFAADDSWIESKNFKDFVAPQSSFQTIVKNLNFRSPIFSYAVRMSILLISGGLIGYLLPEYRYASWILLTIILVARPSYTITQKRNYQRIVGSLIGIAASLLLLVFIKNTLVLLAIAALCLYLFLLFNKPNYLVCVIFITITILLGQKLHEGELHDILGSRFAFTLLGSIFAVLGCLAIPINHYRSVEQTTASLYKHFRDYLDKIEESYQTENLNHYDLRLLRKFTQASLAQSYDSLEQFAKEPLRGKAFKADIQHLQTLAYRINALLVGLSVNINKLGLDWNHDAMNSRVNYVQVLIEEAEELSKKLAQSKRTKDSNNVHFQPSK; from the coding sequence GACAAACTTACTACAGCAGCCTACTGTATTCCCATCTTTTTTATTACAGCGATAACAAGCTCGCTTGCTTTACATTACGACTCCTGGACTATTGTATTACTTTTGGGAATCTTTGGCTTCGTTTATACAATTATTGCTTTATTGGGATTCCGAATCAACGTTGTCGGCAATTTAGGGTTGATCGTTGCCAGTTTTACTATTGGTCTTCGTCCAGAAGATCCTATTCAATTTAGCCTTTCTGTAACAGCAGGTGCCATATTCTTCTTTATCGTTTGTATTGCACAAGTCTACCTATTTCCTCATCGTTCCTTACGCTATGCAGTAGAAGGTGGGATCAGCAACATGGCGAAACTTATACGTCTGAAAGTAGATTGCTATGACGAAGATGTACCGTTGAATAAGACTTATAAGCAATTGAGCGCCCTACATTCGAGGGTGAGCGACCAATTAGAGTCTGTACGTTCCATTTTATTGCGCGACAAGTATCTGTTGCAGGAAGGAAATGCTTACAGCAAACGCTGGCTAGGGAAACTTTACCAATTGGTTGACCTATACGAACTGCTGATGGCGGTGGATAATGATTATGAGACGATCAGAGAGACTTTGCGAGGCGGAAAGACCCTACACACCATCCGACGATCTTTGGCTATTCTAGCCTTCGAAACTGCGCGATTAATGCAATCGAACAAAGAGAAGACATTCAGAAGCATAGGAACTTCCGAGCTGAATAGATTATTCTTACAATTAGAGGCAGATCAGCGTCAGTCATCACCCGAAAAAGCAGCCCTAATTTATTCCATAAGCGCTCAACTAAAACAGCTGTCGGATATTTTGCAAAACATCCATGTCAGTAAATTTGCTGCTGATGACTCTTGGATAGAATCTAAAAACTTTAAAGATTTCGTTGCTCCACAAAGCAGTTTCCAAACTATTGTCAAGAACTTAAATTTCCGATCGCCCATTTTTTCGTATGCTGTTCGTATGTCGATCCTTTTGATATCGGGCGGATTAATCGGTTATCTCCTACCGGAATATCGATATGCATCTTGGATTCTTTTGACGATCATCTTAGTCGCTAGGCCAAGCTATACCATTACGCAAAAGAGAAACTACCAACGGATTGTGGGGTCATTGATCGGTATTGCGGCCAGTCTCCTCTTACTGGTTTTTATTAAAAACACCTTAGTACTTTTGGCGATTGCTGCATTATGCTTATATCTGTTCCTCCTATTCAACAAGCCGAATTATCTGGTATGCGTGATTTTTATCACAATCACCATCTTGCTTGGCCAGAAATTACATGAAGGAGAGCTTCATGATATCCTAGGCAGTAGATTTGCTTTCACGCTCTTAGGATCTATCTTTGCGGTTCTAGGGTGTCTGGCGATTCCTATCAACCACTATCGAAGCGTTGAACAGACGACAGCGTCCCTTTACAAACATTTTCGTGATTACCTAGATAAAATCGAAGAGAGCTATCAAACAGAGAATTTGAATCATTATGACCTTCGATTGCTACGCAAATTTACGCAAGCTTCATTGGCGCAAAGTTATGATTCGCTGGAGCAATTTGCGAAAGAGCCTCTCCGTGGAAAAGCCTTTAAGGCGGATATACAACACCTGCAAACGCTCGCTTACCGCATCAATGCCTTGTTGGTTGGGCTGTCTGTCAACATTAATAAGCTTGGTTTGGACTGGAATCATGATGCCATGAATTCGAGAGTAAATTATGTTCAGGTGCTTATTGAGGAAGCGGAAGAGTTGTCGAAGAAACTAGCCCAGTCTAAACGTACGAAAGACAGTAACAACGTACATTTCCAACCATCTAAGTAA
- a CDS encoding GNAT family N-acetyltransferase — protein MISTVLEKKHNRKNFRCGVDELDIYLKQYANQDIKRRLAVCYVIADKNNDVIGYYTLSSNHIDISDILENLAKSLTYSEVPVIIIGRLAVHQDYQGNKLGQALLIDAFKRILEISTLVGNHAVIVDPTNEPAEKFYAKLGFIPLKKSKRMFLPLRTIVDLFEK, from the coding sequence ATGATTTCGACAGTTTTAGAAAAAAAGCATAATCGTAAGAATTTTAGATGCGGCGTAGATGAATTAGACATTTATCTAAAGCAATATGCAAATCAAGATATCAAAAGAAGATTAGCGGTTTGTTACGTCATTGCCGACAAAAATAACGATGTGATTGGATACTACACGCTTTCTTCCAATCACATCGATATATCAGATATCCTCGAAAATTTAGCAAAATCTTTAACCTATTCGGAGGTGCCGGTAATCATTATTGGTCGCTTAGCGGTACACCAGGATTATCAAGGAAACAAGCTAGGCCAAGCCTTACTTATTGATGCCTTTAAGCGAATACTAGAAATTAGCACACTTGTTGGAAATCATGCTGTCATCGTTGACCCAACGAATGAGCCAGCTGAGAAATTTTATGCTAAACTGGGATTTATTCCATTAAAAAAGTCAAAACGAATGTTTCTGCCATTGCGAACTATTGTCGATCTATTCGAAAAATAG
- a CDS encoding DinB family protein, with protein MEINQQISKEITEVFDQLKGIIQDLSDEQINQKPADGGWSIGQIVEHILRSSSGIPDQKVQTYNRAFDEQVPAIRSLFMDLNSKFEADKSLLPRQESYVKDDLLERVLARKTKLVLDIKDKDLTLLCMDMEFPKLGYLTRFEWLTVIATHSKRHCYQIEGVRGNFGY; from the coding sequence ATGGAAATCAATCAGCAAATATCAAAGGAAATTACGGAGGTTTTTGATCAGCTTAAGGGGATTATTCAAGATCTTAGCGATGAGCAGATTAATCAAAAGCCCGCCGATGGCGGATGGAGCATAGGACAAATCGTAGAGCATATTCTACGAAGTTCGAGTGGAATTCCCGATCAGAAAGTGCAGACCTATAATCGCGCTTTTGATGAACAAGTGCCAGCTATTCGATCGCTATTCATGGATTTAAACTCCAAGTTCGAAGCGGATAAGAGTTTGTTGCCTAGACAGGAAAGCTATGTGAAGGATGACCTGTTGGAACGTGTGCTGGCTAGAAAAACGAAGTTGGTATTGGATATTAAGGATAAAGATTTGACGCTGTTGTGTATGGATATGGAGTTTCCGAAATTAGGATACTTGACGAGATTTGAATGGTTGACGGTTATAGCGACGCATAGCAAAAGACATTGCTATCAGATTGAGGGTGTGAGGGGGAATTTTGGTTACTAA